Genomic segment of Prochlorothrix hollandica PCC 9006 = CALU 1027:
GGTGGCGCGATCGTGCCAAATTTGGAACTGAGGCAGTAACCGATAGCCCACCACCAACAGGACCCGATGGCCTCCTAAGGGCAAATCCTGGGGGTCAAAGTCGGCAGTCTGGGCCGCAGCCAGAGATTCCCCCAACTGGATCCTTTCATAGCGGATATAGGGAAGGGATGCCAGGGCCGCAGCGGCGATCGCCCCCTGGGACACCACCGTAGCAAAGGGATGGGACGCATCCAAAATGCCCCCAATGGTCTGTTCCTGGAGAAACCCAGCCATGGACTCTGGCCCTAAGATGCCCACCTGAACCTGCAAGAGGGGATGGGTCGGATAGAGGGATCGGGCTGCTGCTGTCGTGACCGTGACCACCGTCGGCAGTTGGGCTGCTACCAGTGCCTCGGCTAACTGGGCGCTGTCTTGGGTCCCCCCGATCAGCCAAATTTTAACCCTGGTGGTGGTGCAGTTCTGGGGACGATCGGGTTTAGCCATCACCTACCCTAGACATGACCCGTCCGTTTCCAGTTAAAAAACCAACGCAACGCCATTTCTTGACGGGGGTGGCGCTGGAATTGGAGGTGCTGCCACTGCTGCTGCCAATCGGTCAACA
This window contains:
- a CDS encoding cobalt-precorrin-6A reductase, with the protein product MAKPDRPQNCTTTRVKIWLIGGTQDSAQLAEALVAAQLPTVVTVTTAAARSLYPTHPLLQVQVGILGPESMAGFLQEQTIGGILDASHPFATVVSQGAIAAAALASLPYIRYERIQLGESLAAAQTADFDPQDLPLGGHRVLLVVGYRLLPQFQIWHDRATLFARILPSEIALKTALDSGFSGRNLVALRPPVSLELERSLWRQWDISLVVAKASGTAGGEAVKRQVAQELGIPLILIPRPWVAYPQQTGDRATAIALCQQALHQSLPSPD